The following are from one region of the Streptomyces decoyicus genome:
- a CDS encoding 4-hydroxybenzoate 3-monooxygenase: protein MTHTRHTTVGIIGGGPAGLLLARLLHRSGVDCVVLESRDRSYAEQRQRAGMLEQGTVDVLRACGAGERMDREGLVHDGIELRYDRRAHRIDFPALTGGRRVTVYAQTEVVKDLIALQLDDGAPLLFGAQAREVTGADTDRPGIRYLHEGREQTLTCDYVVGCDGFHGVTRQAIPERARRTYERSYPYSWLGVLAAAPPSSDELIYAHSERGFALFSMRTPTVSRLYLQVPNGTDPAHWPDDRIWDELEARAAIDAPWKLERGPLTAKAVLPMRSSVTEPMRYGRVLLAGDAAHIVPPTGAKGLNLAVADVTVLARALAQRHHTGSTELLDAYSDTCLRRVWRAEHFSSFMTTTLHTGPDQCPFETRLQLSQLDRIATSPHAAAELAENYTGLPLE from the coding sequence GTGACCCACACCCGCCACACCACGGTCGGCATCATCGGCGGCGGCCCGGCGGGGCTGCTGCTCGCCCGGCTGCTGCACCGGTCCGGGGTCGACTGTGTCGTCCTGGAGAGCCGGGACCGCAGCTATGCCGAGCAGCGGCAGCGCGCGGGAATGCTGGAACAGGGCACCGTCGACGTCCTGCGCGCCTGCGGGGCGGGGGAGCGGATGGACCGTGAGGGGCTGGTCCACGACGGGATCGAGCTGCGCTACGACCGGCGCGCCCACCGTATCGACTTCCCGGCGCTGACCGGCGGACGGCGGGTGACGGTCTACGCCCAGACGGAAGTGGTCAAGGACCTGATCGCCCTCCAGCTCGACGACGGGGCGCCGCTGCTGTTCGGCGCACAGGCGCGGGAGGTGACGGGGGCGGACACCGACCGTCCCGGTATCCGCTACCTCCACGAGGGCCGCGAGCAGACCCTGACCTGTGACTACGTCGTCGGCTGCGACGGCTTCCACGGCGTGACCCGGCAGGCGATACCGGAGCGCGCACGCCGCACTTACGAGCGCAGCTACCCGTACTCCTGGCTCGGTGTGCTCGCCGCCGCCCCGCCCTCCTCCGACGAGCTGATCTACGCTCACTCCGAGCGGGGCTTCGCGCTGTTCAGCATGCGGACGCCGACCGTCAGCCGGCTCTACCTCCAGGTCCCCAACGGCACCGACCCGGCGCACTGGCCCGACGACCGCATCTGGGACGAACTGGAGGCGCGGGCCGCGATCGACGCCCCCTGGAAACTGGAGCGCGGGCCGCTCACCGCCAAGGCCGTGCTGCCCATGCGGAGTTCGGTCACCGAACCGATGCGGTACGGGCGGGTGCTGCTGGCGGGCGATGCGGCGCACATCGTGCCGCCCACCGGAGCCAAGGGCCTCAACCTCGCCGTCGCCGATGTCACCGTCCTGGCCCGTGCCCTCGCCCAGCGGCACCACACCGGTTCGACGGAGCTGCTCGACGCCTACTCCGACACCTGTCTGCGCCGGGTCTGGCGCGCCGAACACTTCTCGTCCTTCATGACGACGACCCTGCACACCGGCCCGGACCAGTGCCCGTTCGAGACCCGGTTGCAGCTCTCCCAGCTCGACCGGATCGCCACCTCCCCGCATGCCGCCGCGGAGCTGGCGGAGAACTACACGGGGCTGCCACTGGAGTGA
- the pcaDC gene encoding bifunctional 3-oxoadipate enol-lactonase/4-carboxymuconolactone decarboxylase PcaDC → MTHPPAAPLMHHTVDGPEDAPPLLLGPSLGASLAVWDPQLPALARQYRVVRWDLPGHGGTPTDVLVPAPTPTTTVPELARLVLDLADSLGIGRFAYAGISLGGAVGAWLAAHHPERIASLALVCSAARFGEPAGWRERAALVREAGLGPVAETTASRWFTPAFAHSPEATAMIDTLRDSVAPAGYAACCDALAAYDLRGDLARITAPTLVVAGRADPATPPASARELTDGIPDATLVELSAAAHLAGVERPAPVLAALLGHLAAHPDDGPVARAPGVPASDDRSRHAAGTAVRRAVLGDAHVDSSLARTSALTEVFQDFLTRYAWGEIWTRPGLSRRTRSCITLTALVAGGHHDELAMHLQAALRNGLTPQEIQEVLLQSAVYCGVPAANAAFALADRILAAHLADPAPHRAEGTEK, encoded by the coding sequence ATGACCCACCCGCCCGCCGCCCCGCTCATGCACCACACCGTGGACGGGCCCGAAGACGCCCCGCCGCTCCTCCTGGGCCCCTCGCTCGGCGCCTCGCTGGCCGTCTGGGATCCTCAACTCCCCGCTCTGGCACGGCAGTACCGCGTCGTGCGCTGGGATCTCCCCGGCCACGGCGGCACCCCCACCGACGTCCTGGTCCCCGCACCGACCCCGACGACCACCGTCCCCGAGCTGGCCCGGCTGGTCCTCGATCTCGCCGACTCCCTCGGCATCGGCCGTTTCGCCTATGCCGGGATCTCGCTCGGCGGTGCCGTCGGGGCCTGGCTCGCCGCCCATCACCCCGAGCGGATCGCCTCGCTCGCCCTGGTCTGCTCCGCCGCACGGTTCGGGGAGCCGGCGGGCTGGCGGGAGCGGGCCGCGCTCGTACGGGAAGCGGGGCTCGGGCCGGTTGCCGAGACGACCGCGAGCCGCTGGTTCACCCCGGCCTTCGCCCACTCCCCGGAAGCCACGGCGATGATCGACACGCTGCGCGACAGCGTCGCACCCGCGGGCTACGCGGCCTGCTGCGACGCCCTCGCCGCCTACGACCTGCGCGGCGACCTGGCCCGGATCACCGCCCCCACGCTCGTGGTCGCGGGCCGGGCCGACCCGGCCACCCCGCCCGCCAGCGCCCGTGAACTCACCGACGGCATCCCGGACGCGACCCTGGTCGAACTCTCCGCCGCCGCTCATCTCGCCGGCGTCGAACGCCCGGCCCCGGTACTGGCCGCCCTCCTCGGCCATCTCGCGGCGCACCCCGACGACGGCCCGGTGGCCCGGGCCCCCGGCGTCCCCGCCTCGGACGACCGTTCCCGGCACGCGGCGGGTACGGCGGTACGCCGGGCCGTCCTCGGCGACGCGCACGTGGACAGCTCCCTGGCCCGTACCAGCGCCCTCACCGAGGTCTTCCAGGACTTCCTCACCCGCTACGCCTGGGGCGAGATCTGGACCCGCCCCGGGCTGTCCCGCCGGACGCGCAGCTGCATCACCCTCACCGCGCTGGTGGCCGGCGGCCACCACGACGAACTGGCGATGCATCTGCAAGCCGCCCTCCGCAACGGCCTCACCCCGCAGGAGATCCAGGAGGTCCTCCTCCAGTCGGCCGTCTACTGCGGCGTCCCGGCCGCCAACGCCGCCTTCGCCCTCGCCGACCGCATCCTCGCCGCCCACCTCGCCGACCCGGCACCGCACCGCGCGGAAGGAACCGAGAAGTGA
- the pcaG gene encoding protocatechuate 3,4-dioxygenase subunit alpha gives MPRPATGPATRHDLPHDPPQGLPHAPSDGASDGASDAPSVPSVPSVPSVPPVPLAPTPAQTVGPFYGYALPFPGGEQIAPAGHPGTVTVHGCVRDGAGAPVPDALLEFWQAGPDGSLTGAPGSLRRDPATGAVIGRNGVDFTGFGRVPTDADGHYVVRTLPVTAPAGCPDAAPYLAVCLFARGLLHHLFTRVYFPEHTTAHAADPLLARLPAERAKTLLARPDGPGRYRFDVHLQQAEDGAYEETVFLAFR, from the coding sequence ATGCCCCGCCCCGCCACCGGCCCCGCCACCCGTCACGACCTGCCTCACGACCCGCCTCAGGGCCTGCCCCACGCCCCGTCCGACGGGGCGTCCGACGGGGCGTCCGACGCACCATCCGTTCCATCCGTTCCATCCGTACCGTCCGTACCGCCCGTACCGCTCGCCCCGACCCCCGCCCAGACCGTCGGGCCCTTCTACGGCTACGCCCTCCCGTTCCCCGGCGGCGAGCAGATCGCACCGGCCGGCCACCCCGGCACGGTCACCGTGCACGGCTGCGTACGGGACGGTGCCGGCGCCCCGGTGCCGGACGCGCTGCTGGAGTTCTGGCAGGCGGGCCCGGACGGCAGCCTCACGGGCGCGCCCGGTTCGCTGCGCCGCGACCCGGCCACCGGCGCGGTCATCGGCCGCAACGGGGTGGACTTCACCGGGTTCGGCCGCGTACCGACCGACGCCGACGGGCACTACGTCGTCCGCACGCTGCCGGTCACCGCTCCCGCCGGGTGCCCGGACGCCGCGCCGTACCTCGCCGTGTGTCTCTTCGCCCGCGGGCTGCTCCACCACCTGTTCACCCGGGTCTACTTCCCCGAGCACACGACGGCCCACGCCGCCGACCCGCTGCTCGCGCGGCTGCCGGCGGAGCGGGCGAAGACCCTGCTCGCCCGCCCCGACGGCCCCGGCCGGTACCGTTTCGACGTCCATCTCCAGCAGGCGGAGGACGGCGCGTACGAGGAGACGGTGTTTCTTGCCTTCCGATGA
- a CDS encoding NAD-dependent epimerase/dehydratase family protein gives MRVLVTGGAGFIGSQVVEALLARGHEPVVLDALLPSAHPEPPPPRPGERRIIADVRDRAAVDAALRGVHAVCHQAAMVGLGKDFADAPDYVGCNDLGTAVLLAAMAAAGVRELVLAGSMVVYGEGRYTCPRHGVVRPGPRAVADLDAGRFEPRCPDCGAELRPGLVGEDAPTDPRNVYAATKLTQEHLAASWARATGGRAVALRYHNVYGPGMPRDTPYAGVASFFRSALARGQSPTVYEDGGQRRDFVHVRDVATANTVALEALPDRAAGTLTAYNTGSGAPHTVGEMARTLAAACGGPAPVVTGEYRLGDVRHITASSRRIAAELGWQAATGFAEGMREFAREGMRAAPAG, from the coding sequence ATGCGTGTACTGGTCACCGGCGGCGCCGGGTTCATCGGATCGCAGGTCGTCGAGGCGCTCCTGGCGCGCGGGCACGAGCCCGTCGTGCTCGATGCGCTGCTGCCCTCGGCGCACCCCGAGCCCCCGCCCCCGCGCCCGGGGGAGCGGCGCATCATCGCCGACGTACGGGACCGGGCGGCCGTCGACGCGGCCCTGCGGGGCGTGCACGCGGTCTGCCACCAGGCGGCGATGGTGGGCCTCGGCAAGGACTTCGCCGACGCGCCCGACTATGTGGGCTGCAACGATCTGGGCACGGCGGTGCTGCTGGCCGCGATGGCCGCGGCCGGGGTGCGCGAGCTGGTGCTCGCCGGGTCGATGGTGGTCTACGGGGAGGGGCGCTACACGTGCCCCCGTCACGGGGTGGTGCGGCCCGGCCCGCGGGCGGTGGCCGACCTCGACGCCGGACGGTTCGAGCCGCGCTGCCCGGACTGCGGTGCGGAGTTGCGGCCGGGGCTGGTCGGCGAGGACGCGCCCACCGATCCGCGCAACGTCTATGCCGCCACCAAGCTCACCCAGGAGCATCTGGCCGCCTCCTGGGCGCGCGCCACCGGCGGCCGGGCCGTCGCGCTGCGCTACCACAACGTCTACGGGCCCGGGATGCCGCGCGACACCCCGTACGCGGGGGTGGCCTCGTTCTTCCGCTCGGCGCTGGCCCGCGGTCAGTCGCCGACGGTCTACGAGGACGGCGGCCAGCGGCGGGACTTCGTCCATGTACGCGATGTCGCCACGGCCAACACGGTGGCCCTGGAAGCCCTCCCGGACCGGGCGGCGGGCACCCTGACCGCGTACAACACGGGCAGCGGAGCGCCGCACACGGTCGGCGAGATGGCGCGGACCCTGGCCGCGGCGTGCGGCGGGCCGGCACCCGTGGTGACGGGGGAGTACCGGCTCGGCGACGTACGGCACATCACCGCGTCGTCGCGGCGGATCGCCGCGGAACTCGGCTGGCAGGCGGCGACCGGGTTCGCGGAGGGGATGCGGGAGTTCGCCCGGGAGGGGATGAGGGCGGCGCCGGCGGGGTGA
- a CDS encoding 3-oxoadipate--succinyl-CoA transferase has protein sequence MEVNAARALAGARTCFVGIGLPSTAANLARRTVNPELVLVYESGTIGSKPTRLPLSIGDGELADTADSVVSVPEMFNYWLQGGRIDVGFLGAAQVDRFANINTTVVRRGPGKPEGRLPGAGGAPEIAANCGQVLMVLRHSRRNFVGALDFVTTLGHGSGPRDRAALGLPGAGPTAVITDLGVLRPDPLTAELVLTELHPGVTVQQVREATGWDVKEADRIGVTAPPTAAELAALRALKDA, from the coding sequence CTTCGTCGGCATCGGGCTGCCCAGTACGGCCGCCAACCTCGCCCGCCGTACGGTCAATCCGGAGCTGGTGCTGGTCTACGAGTCCGGCACCATCGGCTCCAAGCCGACCCGGCTGCCGCTGTCCATCGGGGACGGTGAGCTGGCCGACACCGCGGACTCGGTGGTCTCCGTGCCCGAGATGTTCAACTACTGGCTACAGGGCGGCCGGATCGATGTCGGCTTTCTCGGCGCCGCGCAGGTCGACCGGTTCGCCAACATCAACACCACCGTCGTCCGGCGCGGCCCCGGCAAGCCCGAAGGGCGGCTGCCCGGTGCGGGCGGCGCCCCCGAAATCGCCGCCAACTGCGGGCAAGTGCTGATGGTCCTCCGGCACAGCCGCCGCAACTTCGTCGGCGCGCTGGACTTCGTGACCACCCTCGGCCACGGCAGCGGCCCCCGGGACCGGGCGGCGCTCGGACTTCCCGGCGCCGGGCCGACCGCGGTCATCACCGACCTCGGTGTGCTGCGCCCCGACCCGCTCACCGCGGAACTCGTCCTCACCGAGCTGCACCCGGGAGTGACGGTCCAGCAGGTACGGGAGGCCACCGGCTGGGACGTCAAGGAAGCCGACCGGATCGGCGTCACCGCTCCGCCCACCGCCGCCGAACTCGCCGCCCTACGAGCCCTGAAGGACGCCTGA
- the pcaH gene encoding protocatechuate 3,4-dioxygenase subunit beta — protein MALPPPTPLGGSPDLAADPAPAAGPAPAPEPAPAPTPTPAPVAAPRPASGGPGPAPAAAPRLPAQADISREIAALHAAGERDRAAGAPAPEHPARGFAPYRSSALRHPHRPLVEIDHRADPEAVELRGPAFGVMDLTDLDADLTRQHAGEPLGERITVSGRIVDRTGRPVRGQLVEIWQANASGRYAHQRDQHPAPLDPHFTGVGRCLTDDEGRYAFTTVKPGAYPWRNHQNAWRPAHIHFSLFGSAFTQRLITQMYFPGDPLFPYDPILGSVTDPAARARLVAAYDHELSLPEWSLGYRWDIVLDGPSATWIEEGR, from the coding sequence ATGGCTCTGCCCCCACCCACCCCACTCGGTGGCTCCCCCGACCTCGCCGCCGACCCTGCCCCTGCCGCCGGCCCTGCCCCTGCCCCAGAACCAGCACCCGCCCCTACCCCTACCCCTGCCCCCGTAGCCGCGCCCCGCCCCGCGTCCGGCGGGCCGGGGCCCGCACCCGCCGCCGCCCCGCGCCTCCCCGCCCAGGCCGACATCAGCCGCGAGATCGCCGCACTGCACGCGGCCGGCGAACGGGACCGGGCGGCGGGTGCCCCGGCACCGGAGCACCCCGCCCGGGGCTTCGCCCCCTACCGCAGCAGCGCCTTGCGCCACCCCCACCGGCCGCTGGTCGAGATCGACCACCGTGCCGACCCGGAGGCCGTGGAGCTCCGCGGCCCGGCGTTCGGCGTCATGGACCTCACCGACCTGGACGCCGATCTCACCCGGCAGCATGCCGGCGAGCCGCTCGGCGAACGCATCACCGTCAGCGGCCGCATCGTGGACCGCACCGGCCGCCCCGTGCGGGGTCAGCTCGTCGAGATCTGGCAGGCCAACGCCTCCGGCCGGTACGCCCACCAGCGCGACCAGCACCCGGCCCCGCTCGACCCCCACTTCACCGGCGTCGGCCGCTGTCTGACCGACGACGAGGGGCGCTACGCGTTCACCACCGTCAAGCCCGGCGCCTACCCGTGGCGCAACCACCAGAACGCCTGGCGCCCGGCACATATCCACTTCTCGCTCTTCGGCTCGGCGTTCACCCAGCGGCTGATCACCCAGATGTACTTCCCCGGCGACCCGCTCTTCCCTTACGACCCGATCCTCGGCTCGGTCACCGACCCCGCCGCCCGCGCCCGTCTGGTGGCCGCCTACGACCACGAACTGTCCCTCCCGGAATGGTCCTTGGGCTACCGCTGGGACATCGTCCTGGACGGCCCGTCCGCCACCTGGATCGAGGAAGGCCGCTGA
- a CDS encoding PP2C family protein-serine/threonine phosphatase gives MAVVTTVDLTAGPEVGFLPLVSLGPAFAGLVGGWRRTAVVGMTAFVLCLGLGVYNGLFESRRGLTALLSVAGVTAAGVVAAVMRQRREAELASVRSIAEVAQRVLLRPVPRSAGPLRIAVSYTSAVAKARIGGDLYEVVTSPAGVRIIVGDVQGKGLEAVESAAVVLGAFREAAHDEPDLPAVGERVERALNRHLSGERFVTAVLAEIGDGPDATLLNFGHPAPLVVRPTGSVAFAEPPERALPLGLSLHEAGAPVPYEVPFTPGDQLLFYTDGVTEARDAMGRFYPLDERAALLKDPDPETALRSVREDLVEHVEGPLHDDAAMLLVRYRHGR, from the coding sequence ATGGCCGTGGTCACCACGGTCGACCTCACCGCGGGCCCGGAGGTCGGGTTCCTGCCCCTGGTGTCGCTGGGGCCGGCCTTCGCCGGGCTGGTCGGCGGCTGGCGGCGGACCGCCGTGGTCGGCATGACGGCGTTCGTGCTCTGCCTCGGTCTGGGCGTCTACAACGGTCTGTTCGAAAGCCGGCGCGGGCTGACCGCGCTGTTGTCGGTGGCGGGGGTGACCGCGGCCGGGGTGGTCGCCGCGGTGATGCGGCAGCGGCGCGAGGCGGAGCTGGCCAGCGTCCGCTCCATCGCGGAGGTCGCCCAGCGGGTCCTGCTGCGCCCGGTGCCGCGCAGCGCGGGCCCGCTGCGGATCGCGGTCTCGTACACCTCGGCGGTGGCAAAGGCCCGGATAGGCGGCGATCTGTACGAGGTGGTGACCTCGCCGGCCGGGGTGCGGATCATCGTCGGCGATGTGCAGGGCAAGGGCCTGGAGGCCGTGGAGAGCGCGGCGGTGGTGCTGGGTGCCTTCCGGGAGGCGGCGCACGACGAACCGGATCTGCCGGCCGTCGGGGAGCGGGTGGAGCGGGCGCTGAACCGCCATCTGTCCGGCGAACGGTTCGTCACGGCGGTGCTCGCCGAGATCGGTGACGGTCCGGACGCCACCCTGCTGAACTTCGGCCATCCGGCGCCGCTGGTAGTCCGCCCCACCGGCTCGGTGGCCTTCGCCGAACCGCCCGAGCGCGCCCTCCCGCTCGGCCTCAGCCTCCATGAAGCGGGCGCGCCGGTCCCCTACGAGGTGCCGTTCACGCCCGGCGACCAGCTGCTCTTCTACACCGACGGGGTCACCGAGGCCCGTGACGCCATGGGCCGCTTCTACCCCCTCGACGAGCGCGCCGCGCTGCTCAAGGACCCGGACCCGGAGACCGCACTGCGCTCGGTGCGCGAGGACCTGGTCGAGCATGTCGAGGGGCCGCTGCACGACGATGCGGCGATGCTGCTGGTCCGGTACCGGCACGGCCGGTGA
- a CDS encoding glycosyltransferase family 2 protein encodes MTHSSPPTPRTAPVDVVLPCLDEAAALPWVLARIPAGWRAIVVDNGSTDGSAEIARGLGATVVHEPRRGFGAACHTGLLAADADIVCFCDCDASLDPALLIPFVRAVRDGHSDLVLGRRRPQGRGAWPPHARLGNLALARMLRRRTGLRLHDLGPLRAARRTELLGLGLTDRRSGYPLQMVVRAADAGWRVEEREVPYRPRTGRSKVTGTWRGTWHAVRDMRTVLHQPPLATRPQETAR; translated from the coding sequence GTGACCCACTCCTCGCCCCCCACCCCCCGAACCGCCCCCGTGGATGTCGTACTGCCCTGCCTCGACGAGGCCGCCGCGCTGCCCTGGGTGCTGGCCCGCATCCCGGCCGGCTGGCGGGCGATCGTCGTGGACAACGGCTCCACCGACGGCTCGGCCGAGATCGCCCGCGGCCTGGGCGCCACCGTGGTGCACGAACCCCGCCGCGGCTTCGGCGCCGCCTGCCACACCGGACTGCTGGCCGCCGACGCCGACATCGTCTGCTTCTGCGACTGCGACGCCTCCCTGGACCCCGCGCTGCTCATCCCGTTCGTCCGCGCCGTCCGCGACGGCCACAGCGATCTGGTGCTGGGCCGCCGCCGCCCCCAAGGACGCGGTGCCTGGCCGCCGCACGCCCGGCTGGGCAACCTCGCGCTGGCCCGGATGCTGCGCCGGCGCACCGGGCTGCGGCTGCACGACCTCGGCCCGCTGCGCGCCGCCCGGCGTACCGAACTGCTCGGCCTCGGCCTCACCGACCGCCGCAGCGGCTACCCCCTGCAAATGGTCGTCCGGGCCGCCGACGCGGGCTGGCGCGTCGAGGAACGCGAGGTGCCCTACCGGCCGCGCACCGGCCGTTCCAAGGTCACCGGCACCTGGCGCGGCACCTGGCACGCGGTACGCGATATGCGCACCGTCCTCCACCAGCCGCCGCTCGCCACCCGCCCGCAGGAGACGGCCCGATGA
- the pcaB gene encoding 3-carboxy-cis,cis-muconate cycloisomerase, which yields MGLLAPSWAGSEVAAVTGDAGYLRALLDAEVALTRAQAALGLAPERAAAAVTAAAAEPHRHDPRTLARRARAAGNPVVPLVADLTAAVADRDAEAAAYVHRGATSQDILDTATMLVCARALDTVLADLTRTADALRRTAVAHRDTPMAGRTLTQHAVPTTFGLKAAGWRSLVLDARERLASVRAGLPVQLGGAAGTMAAFHAYAEAEGGPVPAAGLGGRLLARYAAETGLAEPALPWHTLRTPVADLAGALAFTAGALGKLAADVLTLSRTELGELSEGSGGGSSAMPHKANPVRATLIAAAARQVPGLAAVLYGSLAAEDERPAGAWHAEWQPLREALRLVGGAARDAAELTAELRVHPHRMRQNLDATGGLVVTERLVAALTALTGRDEARRIMDTAARRTTQEGIELAAALHDALKAARRDKGGAPTAASEGPAPSDTPAPSPVTPAPSSDTPAPSPDTPAPSSDTPAPSPDTPAPSPRVSPFPAARLHQLLDPTDYLGSAGAFVDRALARTENDPQEPV from the coding sequence ATGGGGCTGCTGGCGCCGTCCTGGGCCGGCTCCGAGGTGGCAGCCGTCACCGGTGACGCCGGCTATCTGCGCGCCCTGCTCGACGCCGAGGTCGCGCTGACCCGGGCCCAAGCCGCCCTCGGCCTCGCACCGGAGCGGGCGGCCGCCGCCGTCACCGCCGCGGCCGCCGAGCCCCACCGCCACGACCCCCGTACCCTCGCGCGGCGCGCCCGTGCCGCGGGCAACCCGGTGGTCCCGCTCGTCGCCGACCTGACGGCCGCCGTCGCCGACCGCGACGCCGAGGCCGCCGCGTATGTCCACCGGGGCGCCACCAGCCAGGACATCCTGGACACCGCCACGATGCTGGTCTGCGCCCGAGCCCTGGACACCGTCCTGGCGGACCTCACCCGTACCGCCGACGCGCTGCGCCGCACGGCCGTCGCACACCGCGACACACCGATGGCGGGCCGCACCCTCACCCAGCACGCGGTGCCGACCACCTTCGGCCTCAAGGCCGCGGGCTGGCGCAGTCTCGTGCTCGACGCCCGGGAGCGGCTCGCGTCCGTGCGGGCCGGGCTGCCCGTGCAACTGGGCGGTGCGGCCGGAACCATGGCCGCGTTCCACGCCTACGCGGAAGCGGAGGGCGGGCCCGTGCCCGCTGCCGGCCTGGGCGGCCGGCTCCTCGCCCGCTACGCCGCCGAGACCGGACTCGCCGAACCGGCCCTGCCCTGGCACACCTTGCGCACCCCCGTCGCCGATCTCGCCGGTGCGCTCGCCTTCACCGCGGGCGCCCTCGGCAAGCTCGCCGCCGATGTCCTCACCCTCTCCCGCACGGAGCTCGGTGAGCTCTCCGAGGGCAGCGGCGGGGGATCGTCCGCGATGCCGCACAAGGCCAACCCGGTGCGTGCCACGCTGATCGCGGCCGCCGCCCGGCAGGTCCCGGGCCTGGCCGCGGTGCTGTACGGGTCCCTCGCCGCCGAGGACGAACGCCCGGCCGGTGCCTGGCACGCCGAATGGCAGCCGCTGCGGGAGGCCCTGCGGCTGGTCGGCGGCGCGGCCAGGGACGCCGCCGAACTCACCGCGGAACTGCGGGTCCACCCGCACCGCATGCGGCAGAATCTCGACGCGACCGGCGGTCTGGTCGTCACCGAACGCCTCGTCGCGGCCCTCACCGCCCTGACCGGCCGCGACGAGGCCCGCCGCATCATGGACACGGCAGCCCGGCGCACCACGCAGGAGGGCATCGAACTGGCAGCGGCGCTGCACGACGCGCTGAAGGCCGCCCGCCGGGACAAAGGCGGGGCGCCCACCGCGGCGTCGGAGGGCCCCGCTCCGTCCGACACCCCGGCCCCCTCACCGGTCACCCCGGCCCCCTCATCCGACACTCCGGCCCCCTCGCCGGACACCCCGGCCCCCTCATCCGACACTCCGGCCCCCTCGCCGGACACCCCGGCCCCCTCACCCCGCGTTTCACCCTTCCCCGCCGCCCGTCTGCATCAACTGCTGGACCCCACCGACTACTTGGGGTCCGCCGGTGCCTTCGTGGACCGCGCGCTGGCACGCACCGAGAACGACCCGCAGGAGCCCGTATGA
- a CDS encoding thiolase family protein: MLIDRPRDVYVVDAVRTPIGKYGGMLSAARPDDLAAHVVKALVDRAPGLDPAGIDDVYLGNANGAGEENRDVARMAVLLAGLPVTVPGVTVNRLCGSGMEAVIQAARAVALGDASVAVAGGVESMSRAPWVLPKPERAFPAGPQTLHSTTLGRRLTNPRMPDEWTVALGEGAELIADRYGITREQQDTYALAGHEKAVRAWKDGAFDAEVVPYGDGAEGAAAVRDECVREDTSLQALGKLRPAFRKAGGARCDSPEPEAGGGTVTAGNSSPLNDGAAALLLMDEQGLRASGCEPLARIRSSAVTGIAPQYFGLGPVEAAGRALEKAGRGFEALHTVEVNEAFAAQALGCLAGLPELDPALVNPHGGAIALGHPLGASGARITGAVAHRLAAAGSGTGLATLCIGVGQGLAVVLER; encoded by the coding sequence ATGCTCATCGACCGCCCGCGGGACGTCTATGTCGTCGACGCCGTCCGCACCCCCATCGGCAAATACGGCGGCATGCTGTCCGCGGCCCGCCCCGACGACCTCGCCGCGCATGTCGTCAAGGCCCTCGTGGACCGCGCGCCGGGACTGGACCCGGCCGGGATCGACGACGTATACCTCGGCAACGCCAATGGCGCGGGGGAGGAGAACCGTGATGTGGCGCGGATGGCGGTGCTGCTCGCCGGGCTGCCGGTGACCGTGCCCGGCGTCACGGTCAACCGCCTCTGCGGCTCGGGAATGGAGGCGGTGATCCAGGCCGCCAGGGCCGTGGCGCTCGGCGATGCCTCCGTGGCCGTCGCGGGCGGGGTGGAGTCGATGAGCCGCGCGCCGTGGGTACTGCCCAAGCCCGAACGGGCCTTCCCCGCGGGGCCGCAGACGCTGCACTCCACCACCCTGGGCCGGCGGCTGACCAACCCGCGGATGCCCGACGAGTGGACCGTCGCCCTCGGCGAGGGCGCGGAACTGATCGCGGACCGCTACGGCATCACCCGGGAACAGCAGGACACCTACGCGCTGGCCGGCCATGAGAAGGCAGTCCGGGCCTGGAAGGACGGCGCGTTCGACGCGGAGGTCGTGCCGTACGGGGACGGTGCCGAGGGCGCGGCCGCGGTCCGCGACGAGTGCGTCCGCGAGGACACCTCGCTCCAGGCGCTCGGAAAACTGCGGCCCGCCTTCCGCAAGGCGGGCGGAGCGAGGTGCGATTCGCCCGAACCGGAGGCCGGGGGAGGCACCGTCACCGCCGGCAACTCCTCCCCGCTGAACGACGGGGCGGCGGCGCTGCTCCTGATGGACGAACAGGGGCTGCGCGCCTCTGGGTGCGAACCGCTCGCCCGGATCCGCAGCAGTGCCGTTACGGGCATCGCACCGCAGTACTTCGGGCTCGGTCCGGTCGAGGCGGCCGGGCGGGCGCTGGAGAAGGCCGGACGCGGCTTCGAGGCGCTGCACACCGTCGAGGTGAACGAGGCGTTCGCCGCCCAGGCGCTCGGCTGCCTGGCCGGCTTGCCCGAGCTCGACCCCGCCCTCGTCAACCCGCACGGCGGCGCCATCGCCCTCGGGCATCCGCTCGGCGCCTCCGGCGCCCGGATCACGGGTGCGGTCGCCCACCGACTGGCGGCCGCCGGCTCCGGTACGGGACTGGCGACGCTCTGCATCGGCGTGGGGCAGGGGCTCGCCGTGGTGCTGGAGAGGTAA